Part of the Oscillibacter hominis genome is shown below.
GGAACTTTGTGCCCATGGCCGGAGCGCTGTCCATCACGCTGCTCTCCGCCGGCAGCATTGACTCGCTCATCGGCCTGGGCGCCGGAACCATTGAGGAGCTCAACCAGTTTTCTAAGGCGCTGCTGCCTACTCTGGCGGCGGCGACAGCGGCCTGCGGGTCGGTGGGGACCGCCACAGTGCATCAGGTGGCCACCGTGTTTTTTGTGGACCTGCTGCTCAATCTGATCAATGGCATTTTGATCCCCATGACCTATCTGTACATCGGTGCGCTGACCGCTGGGGTGATGCTGCCGGATTACCCGTTGGGAGGGATCGCGGAGATGCTGAAAAAGGTGATTACCTGGATTCTCAGCGGCGCACTGCTGATTTTTACCGCCTATTTGGGAGTGGGGCACATCATCTCCGGCGCCGCCGACGCGCTGACTGTCCGTGTGGCCAAGACCGCCATCTCCGGGATGGTCCCGGTGGTGGGCGGCATCATCTCCGAGGCTTCGGAGACGGTGCTGGCTGGGGCGGGCATGCTGAAAAACACCATCGGCATCTTCGGCATGCTGGTGGTGATGGCCACCTGCCTGGTCCCGTTTTTGCAGTTGGGGGTGCAGTACCTCCTCTATAAGTTAGCGGCCTTTGCCTCCGGCGCGGTGGGGATTGCGCCCCTGGTGAAGCTGCTGAGCGGCCTGGGCGGCGCCTTTGGCCTGGTGTTGGGGATGACCGGCTCCTGCGCGCTGCTGCTGCTGATCTCCCTCCTTTCCTCCGTGGCGGCGGTGGTTCCATGATTGAGGCGCTGAGAAGCTGGCTGACCGGCATTGTGGCGGCCACGGTGCTGGTGTCGGTGGCAGAGAGCATCATCCCAGAGGGGTCCATCCGGAAAATCGCCCGGTTCACCGGGGGGTTGGCCCTTTTGCTGGTGATCCTCCAGCCGCTGCTTCAGATTCAGCCGGAGGAGTTCTCCCTGGACTTCAGCCGCTGGGAGGCTGAAATCCAGTCCCAGCAGGCCGATTACGAGGCGGAAAATGAAAAAAACCTCCGGACAATCATACAGGAGAAAACGGAAGCATATATCTCAGACAAAGCGGACGAACTGGGGGTTCGATGCACGCCTTCCGTCAAGGTGGAGGGCGACGACCCGCCCTGTCCCACGGAGTTGACGCTGAGCGGAGAAACTTCAGAGGAGCTGGCCGGCTACATCGAGCAGGAGTTAGGCATCCCCAGGGAAAAGCAGACCTGGAAAGGAACATGAAAAGGATGAAGGCAATCAAAAAAGACGCGGTGCGGTCGCTGTGGGACCGCTACAAATACGTGGTGCTGGTGATTCTGGCCGGTGTGGCGCTGCTGGCCTGGCCCTCGGGAAACCGGGAAAAGGAAGCGCCCACCGCCGCGCCAACTGCGGAGGAGCCCACCCTTGAGGAGACCGAGGAGCGGATGCAGTCGATCCTCTCAAAAATCAGCGGCGTTGGGAACCTGACGCTGATGCTCACGTTGGACTCCACTGGGGAAAAGGCCCTGGCACAGGATACGGAACTCAGCTACAGCGGGGCCACGGAGGCTCCGGAGGATTACCAGCGCCGCTCGGAGACCGTGGTGCTCTCAGAGAGCGGCGGGGGAGAAGGCGCGATCATCACAAAAAACACCTGCCCGGTTTACCGGGGAGCGCTGGTGGTTTGTGAGGGCGGGGCAAACCCGGAGGTAAAGTTAGCGCTCACGCAGGCGGTTGCCGCCCTGACCGGGCTGAGCTCAGATCGGATTACGGTGGTCAAATGTCAGTGATAATTTGGAAAAGGGGACGTACGATGAACAGGAATTTCAAACGGAACATGGTAGTGGCTACGGTGTTGCTCTTTGTCTGCGCGGCGGTATATCTGAACTGGAAATACGCCGGCAATGTGGCAGACCCCGGCGAGGCGGTGGAGACCAAGACCCTGGGGGAATCCACCCTGGTCAGCAAGACGGAGACTGACGGCGAGCCCACGGACGAGGCGGCGGTCTACGGAGAAGGCTCCGATTACTTTGCAACGGCCCGGCTGACCCGCCAGCAGGCCAGGGACAACGCGCTGAACCTGCTGAAAGAAGCTTCTGAGGAGGAAAACGCGGACCAGGAGACGCTGAACGCGGCCTCCGAGGGGATTCAGGCCCTGGCGTCCTATACGCTTCAGGAGGCCCAGATTGAAAACCTGGTCACCGCCAAGGGCTACACCGACTGCGTGGCATTCATGGGCGCGGACAGCCTCAGCGTGGTGGTGGCGCCTCCCGATGCCGGAGAGCTGACGGCCCAGGATGTGGCAAAAATTACCGATATCGCCATGACGGAAACCGGGTACAAGGCGGATCAGATCAAAATCCTGCCGGCAAATTAGAGGTTGTATTTTACAGGGCGGCGTGATAAAATACACAAATAGAATCCCTTACTATGCATGTCACAAAAGACGTATTGTTCAGAGGAGAGTAAGCGAATGAGCGATAACAAAGAATATATGACCCACCTGGAAGAGGGCGGAAGCATCAATATTTCCGAAGATGTGGTTGCCGCCATCGCCGTGTCCGCCGCCCGGGAAGTGGAAGGTGTGGCAGGTATGATGTCCACCAGCGCCGGGAATGTGTCGGAGCTGATGAAAAAGGGTCTGGCCAAAGGCGTTAAACTGGACGTCACCGAGGATGCCATCACCTTGGAGCTGTATCTCAATGTCTCCTACGGCCACGCCATTCCCGAGGTGGCCGAGAATGTCCAGAAGGCCGTTTCCTCCGCCGTGGAGGCGATGACCGGGTTTTCTGTGAGCACCGTGAACGTTCATGTGACCGGGATCAGCCTGTAACGTCAACAAAAGAGAAAAGGACGAATTGACTATGACGCGGAATACCGCAAGAGAGATCGCAATCCATCTTTCCTACGAGTTGAATTTCACCGACAAAACCGTGGAGGAGCTGCTCCAGAGCCGCCTGACCCCCGAGTCGTTTTCCCGCCTTGCGACGGAGGACGCACTCTATCAGGAGTCGCCCAACGCCAAGCAGGCGGCCTATATCCGTGCGCTGGTGGGCGGCGTTGCGGAGCATGCAGCGGAATTGGACGGTTACATCGCCAAATATGCGGTGGGATGGAATTTCGCGCGGATTCCGCTGGTGGCCTCCGCCATTATGCGCGTGGCCATGTATGAGATTCTCTATATGCCGGAGATCCCCAACGGCGCGGCAATCAACGAAGCGGTGGAGATCGCCAAAAAATACGAGACCCCGGAAACCGTAAAATTTATGAACGGGATTTTGGGCAGTTTCGTCCGGCAGGAAGTTTCACAATAGAGCCACAGAGCGCAGCGAGCCGGTTTGCTGCGCTCTGATTTTCGTTTTCTCAGGAAGAGGGGAGGGACAAGCTTTGCAGGAACAGCGGATTTACGAGGTATCCCAGGTCAACCAGTACATCAAGGGCCTGTTGGACCAGGCGCCGGAGCTCAACCGCCTCTATGTGCGCGGCGAGCTCTCCAACTATAAAATGTACCCATCGGGACATCATTACTTCACACTCAAAGACGCCGAAGGGGCGCTGCGCTGCGTGATGTTCCGCGCAAGCGCCGCGAAGCTCCGCTTCCGGCCGGAAAACGGCATGAAGGTGATCGCCTGCGGACGGGTGGCCGTCTTCCCCCGGGACGGCGCCTACCAGCTCTACTGCACGGAGCTGTCCCCAGACGGCGTGGGGGACCTCTATGTGGCTTTTGAACAGCTCAAGGCCAAGCTGTTGGCGGAGGGCCTTTTTGACCCCTCCCACAAAAAGCCGCTGCCGCCCTACCCCGAGAAGATCGCCATCGTCACCTCTTCCGCCGGAGCGGCGGTCCATGATATGATCCGTATTCTGCGCAAGCGCTACCCCATTGCCAAGGTGATTCTGCTGCCTGTCCGGGTCCAGGGCGCGGAGGCGCCGCCGGAAATTGCCGGCGCCATCCGCTATGCAAACCGCTGGAAAGTAGGGGACCTGATCATCACCGGCCGGGGCGGCGGGTCCATGGAGGACCTCTGGGCCTTCAACGACGAGCGGGTGGCCCGGGCCATCTATGAATCGGAGCTGCCGGTGATCTCCGCCGTGGGCCATGAGCCGGACGTGACCATATCCGACTTTGTGGCGGACCTGCGGGCGGCCACGCCCTCCAACGCGGCGGAACTGGCTGTGCCGGATATGGCGGAGCTGCTGCGCTATCTCCAAAGCGCCGGAGCCCGTCTCTCCCAGGCAGAGTCCCAGAGGCTCCAGATGCTGCGGCAAAAGCTGGACGGCTTGCGGCGTAAGCGGGTTCTTCTGGACCAGACGGCCTACATCCAGGATAAGCGGATGCTGCTGGCCCATCTCCAGCAGCGGCTGGCCGATGTGGAGGCCCAGTCCCTGTCCCGGCGAAAGGCCCAGTTTTCCTCCTTAAGCGCGGCGCTGGACGCCATGAGCCCGCTGAAGGTCCTGGGCCGCGGCTATGCCGTGGCAAGGACGGAGCAGGGGGAGATTCTGAAGTCCGCCCGGGATGCGGCGGCAGGTGACCGGGTGCATGTGACCCTGGGAGAAGGCGGCCTTTTGTGCCGCGTGGAAAAAACGGAGGAGCAGTCATGAAACAAAAGACATTCGAAGAGAAAATCTCCCGTTTGGAAGAAATCGTGGCCCTTCTGGAAAAGGGGGACGCCCAGCTGGCGGACTCCCTGGCGCTCTTTGAAGAGGGGACGAAGCTGGCCTCCTCCTGCGCCCTCCAGTTGGACGAGGCGGAGCAGAAGGTGGTCGCGCTGATGAAGGGGCCGGACGGCGCGCCGGTGGAAAATACGTTTGCAAGTGAGGATACCGATGGGCAATCATAAATTTTCCCCCCAGTACGAGGATTACCGCACGGAGACCGACCGGTTTTTGGAAAGCCTCTTTTTGGGAGAGCCGCTTTACAGCGACCTCTATGCCTCCATCCGCTACAGCCTTCTGGCCGGCGGCAAACGCATCCGCCCGGCCCTCACGCTGGAATTTGCAGACCTTTGCGGCATGGACTGGCACAAAGCGCTGCCGGTGGCCTGCGCTGTGGAGCTGGTGCATACCTATTCCCTGATCCACGACGACCTGCCCTGCATGGACAACGACGAACTGCGACGTGGCAAGCTGACCAACCACAAGATGTTTGGTGAGACGCTGGCGGTGCTGGCCGGAGACGCGCTGCAGCCGGAGGCGTTCCGCCTGATCCTCTCCGCGGAGGACCTTTCCGCAGAGAACCGGGCGGACTGTGCCCTGATCCTGGCCCGGGCCGCCGGGGCTGACGGCATGGTGGCGGGGCAGGTGCTGGATACCCTGCACCATCTCACAAGCCGGGAGGACATCACTCTCCTGCACAGCCTGAAGACCGGGGCCATGATCTCCGCTGCAGCGGAGATGGGCTGCGCCGCAGCCGGAGCGGGGGCGTGGATGCGTCAGGCCGCCAGGCAGTATGCCTCCCAGGTGGGCTTGGCCTTCCAGATCCGGGACGACATGTTGGATGTGATCGGCAGCGAGAAGGCGTTTGGAAAGCCGATCGGCTCAGACAAAAAAGAGGGGAAGCTGACCTTTGTGGACCTTTTGGGCATGGAGGGCTGCGGTGAAGCCATCCGTGCGTGCACGGAGCAGGCGAAAGCCGCCGTGGAGCCCATTCCCAACCATGCGTTTTTATTCCGCCTCGCAGATTATCTGGCGGACAGGACACAGTGATCGCGGGAGCCGGCCACATTGTGGCCGGCTTTTTTTATGCATGATTTTTCAGAAAAAATTCACAAATGGATATACGGTATACGTTGCATATTTCAGCCGGAGGTGGTATACTACATGTGCTAAGTCAGCGGCGCAGTATTCTAGTCAGAACTGCCGTTTTCCAGGAAGGGCCTAAAAATCCTTTGAAGGGCACATCGATGAAACCCCTGGTGCCTGCTTGTTACGCCCAGTTTCGGGTGGGTGCTGGGGGGAAGCGCGTTTGCAATGCGCTTGCAGTTGTAGGGCGCTTTCCAATGGCATGGGAATCCCGACCCTGCTCCTGTGGAGACCTGTTCTTGTGCACAGACGTACTCCCTGCGTGGTAACCGGCCTGTGTACGAAACAGATTTGAACCTGCAATGCGGTGTGGACGGAGCGTCCGCTCCCAAACGCTGTGTGCAGAGTAGCCTGCCTTGAGTGGGTCTGGCGAATGGGAATCTACGCACCTGTGCCCCGGCCAGGGCTGGGTGCTATTGCCCTGAAACCTTGCCTGCAAAAGAGGCTAAGAAACGGTTAGACTGTTGTGGAAATCACCTAGGCTGTCCTAACGAGGGAAGCAGAGGGATTGCAGTGCGGACTAAGTGGCAGTCGGGTATCGCATCTGGCGACATTGCGGCATGGCGCTGAAAGGGAAACCACCTGATCGGCAACGAGAGGCGCGCCATGGGGAAATCCAACCCGTACCTAAGCCGTAAGATTTACCTCTGTAGCTGCCGCTGCTTAGCATTTATCATCCTGTTCGGAGGAGTTTCCTGTTGGACAAAGATCAAAAACGAAGGAATAAGGGCAATGAAAAACCGCAATATCAGTGGATTTTGCGGGTTTTCTTCATGTCTGTGGCTCTTTCCGCGGCCCTGAGCCTCCTGTCGGAGACGGCATTGGAGGGCGCAGGGATCCTACTGGCGGTGCTGGTGCTGGCGGTATTTATCCTGTTGGGCATCGGGTTTGATGTGGTGGGCGTGGCTGTTACCGCGGCGGATGAGCGGCCGTTCCACTCCATGGCGGCACACAAGGAAAAGGGCGCCGCCGAGGCGCTGTCGCTGCTGCGCAACGCAAGCCACGTCAGCAGCTTCTGCAACGACGTGGTGGGCGATATCTGCGGCATTGTCAGCGGCACCACGGCCGCCGTCATCGTGACGCGTCTGCACCAGGCCTTCAGCATAAACGGCCTGCTGCTGTCCGTGGGCTTCACCGCCCTGATCTCCGGGCTGACCATCGGGGGAAAGGCCCTGGGCAAGAATTTTGCCATCCAAAACAGCACCGGCGTGGTGTTTGCGGTGGCCAAAGTACTGCATATGTTTCATCGCCGCTGACCGGAAGGGAGTCGCGAGTTTTGATATTAGAGAAAATCCATTCCCCTGCGGATGTAAAGGCCCTGAGCCGGGAGGAGACGGAACGGCTCTGCGTGGAGCTGCGCCGTTTTCTGGTGGATCAGGTGTCGAAAACAGGGGGGCATCTGGCTTCCAACCTGGGTGCCGTAGAGCTGACGGTGGCGCTGCACCGGGTATTTGACACGGCCAGCGACCGGCTGGTGTTTGACGTGGGCCACCAGTGCTATGTACACAAGGCTCTGACCGGACGCCAGGAGCTCTTTTCCACGCTGCGTACATTCGGCGGGCTGTCCGGATTCCCCAAACCCTATGAGAGCGGCCATGACGCCTTCATTGCCGGCCATGCCTCCAATTCCGTGTCTGTGGCGCTGGGCATGGCCCGGGCCCGGACGCTGCTGAAAGAAAACTACACGGTGATCGCCCTGATCGGCGACGGGGCCCTGACCGGCGGCCTTGCCTATGAGGGGCTCAACAACGCCGGCGAGTCAGGCGAACCGCTGATTGTGATTCTCAATGACAACGGCATGTCCATCAACCCCAATGTGGGGGCCATGTCCAACCACCTGAGCCGCCTGCGGACCCGGCCTGGATACTACCATTTTAAAAAGTGGTATCGGAACGCCCTGGGGAACAGTGAATTCGGCATGAAAGTATACCGGTTCAACCACCGGATCAAGACGGCGGTTAAAAAGACACTGTGGCCGGGAAGCACCCTCTTTGAGGACATGGGCTTCACCTATCTTGGCCCGGTGGACGGACACAACTTGGACCGGCTGTGCCATGTGCTCCAGTGGGCAAAGGAATTGAACCGCCCGGTGGTGGTCCATGTGAATACAATCAAGGGCAAGGGATATCCCTTTGCGGAGCAGGACCCCGGCAAATTCCACGGCATCGCGCCCTTTGACCCGGAAACCGGCCTGGTGAAAAAGAAGGAGATCAACAGCTTCTCCCATGTGTTCGGCAACGCTTTGACAGAGTATGCCCAGCGGGATGGGCGGGTCTGCGCCATCACGGCGGCCATGGAGGATGGGACGGGGCTCCACCACTTTGCCAAAACCCTGCCGGAGCGCTTTTTTGATGTTGGGATTGCCGAGGGGCATGCAGTTTCCATGGCGGCGGGCATGGCAAAACAGGGCCTGATCCCCGTGTTTGCAGTCTATTCAAGCTTTTTGCAGCGCAGCTACGATATGCTGATTCACGATGTGGCCCTATCCAACCTCCACGTGGTGCTGGCCGTGGATCGGGCCGGGCTTGTGGGCGCCGACGGCGAAACCCATCACGGCAGTTTGGATGCGCTGTTTCTGCCGGAGATCCCCAATATGACGGTGCTTTGTCCCTCCAATTACGCGGAGCTGCGCAAGATGCTGGAACAGGCCCTTTTTGAAATAGAAGGCCCTGTGGCGGTGCGGTATCCCCGGGGAGGGGAGGGCGCGTATCGCGACGACAGCGGCAGCGCACCGATCGTCTGCCTGCGCCCGGGAACGGATATCACCCTTGTCAGTTATGGGACGCTGATCAACAATGTGCTGGAAGCGGCTGAGGAATTGGAGCGCCAGGGCATTTCCGCCCAAGTGCTCAAGCTCAACTGCATCGCCCCCATGGAGAAGGGCTGCCTGATGCGCTCTGTACGCGCCACCCGCCGCCTGCTGGTGGTGGAGGATTCCTTCGGCGCCGGATGCGTTGGTCAGCGGATTGCCGCCATGATGGCGGAAGAGGGCTGGGCACCGGAGAAGCTGATTTTGAAAAATCTTGGAAAAACCATTGCCCCTCAAGGGACGGTGGCGGAGCTCCAACGCAGCTATGGGCTGGATGCCCGGGGCATTGTGGAGTCGGTATTGGAGGAGTGCAGATGAGCGCAAAGACCAGATTGGATGTTCTTCTGGTGGAACTTGGGCTGCAGGAGAGCCGCCAAAAGGCCCAGGCCACCATCATGAGCGGGCTGGTCTTCGTGAATCAGCAGCGCGTGGATAAGCCGGGCACCGCGGTGCCAAGGGATGCAAAAATTGAAATTCACGGCAGCGCGCTGAACTATGTGAGCCGCGGCGGGTTAAAATTAGAAAAGGCAATGGCCTCTTTTCCCATCTCACTGAGCGGCGCGGTCTGCGGCGACATCGGCGCCTCCACAGGAGGCTTTACGGACTGCATGCTGCAAAACGGCGCGGCAAAGGTCTACGCTGTGGACGTGGGATACGGCCAGCTGGCCTGGTCGCTGCGCTCCGATCCCCGGGTGGTCTGCCTGGAGCGGACCAACGCCCGCTACCTCACCCATACCGAGGTACCGGATGAGCTGGATTTCGCGTCGGTGGATGTGAGCTTTATCTCACTGAAGCTGATCCTTCCTCCGCTCTGGGGCCTGCTGAAAGACGGCGGCCATGTGGTCTCGCTGGTCAAGCCGCAATTTGAGGCCGGCCGGGAAAAGGTGGGAAAGAAGGGCGTTGTCCGGGATCCTGCGGTCCACCTTGAAGTGCTGGAACATTTCCTAAATCACGCAAAGGAATCTAACTTTACAGTTCTTGGTTTGACCTACTCCCCAATCCGGGGGCCGGAGGGGAACATCGAATACCTGGGCTATTTGCAAAAGGGCGGCGAACAGGCGTCATTTGACCTGAAGGCCCTGGTGGAAGAGTCCCATCGGTGCCTGAAGGAGGGGAACGAATGAAAAAAGTGATACTCTGCCCCAACCCCTATCGGGACAAGGGCTTTGCCGGGACCAAGGCGGCGCTGGAGTTGCTCAAAGGCACCGGATTGAAAACCGTGGTGTGTCTGCCTTTCAGCGATGATGGGCGTTTCCGGGACCCGGAGCTCAACATGCTTCCCCTGCAGCACGAGTTGAGAGACAGCGATATGGTACTCGCCTTTGGCGGCGACGGGACCATCCTGCATTTGGCGAAAGCGGTCGCACTGCGGGGGATTCCCATGTTGGGCGTCAACTTGGGCAGCCTGGGGTTCATCTCCGAACTGGAACAAAATGAAATGCCCCGGCTGCGGGAGCTGGCGGAGTGGAATTTTGCGGTGGAATCCCGCATGATGCTGGATGTGGCCGTGCTGCGCAATGGGAAGCAGATCTACACCAACCTGGCGCTCAACGAGGCCTCTGTCACAAAAGGCGCCGTGGCCCATGTGATCAAGCTCCATGTCTCCTCCGACGGTAAGGACTTGGTGGAGGTACGGGGCGATGGCATCGTCCTGGCAACGCCCACCGGTTCCACGGGATACTCCCTGTCCGC
Proteins encoded:
- a CDS encoding stage III sporulation protein AF, with amino-acid sequence MIEALRSWLTGIVAATVLVSVAESIIPEGSIRKIARFTGGLALLLVILQPLLQIQPEEFSLDFSRWEAEIQSQQADYEAENEKNLRTIIQEKTEAYISDKADELGVRCTPSVKVEGDDPPCPTELTLSGETSEELAGYIEQELGIPREKQTWKGT
- a CDS encoding TlyA family RNA methyltransferase, which encodes MSAKTRLDVLLVELGLQESRQKAQATIMSGLVFVNQQRVDKPGTAVPRDAKIEIHGSALNYVSRGGLKLEKAMASFPISLSGAVCGDIGASTGGFTDCMLQNGAAKVYAVDVGYGQLAWSLRSDPRVVCLERTNARYLTHTEVPDELDFASVDVSFISLKLILPPLWGLLKDGGHVVSLVKPQFEAGREKVGKKGVVRDPAVHLEVLEHFLNHAKESNFTVLGLTYSPIRGPEGNIEYLGYLQKGGEQASFDLKALVEESHRCLKEGNE
- a CDS encoding Asp23/Gls24 family envelope stress response protein; the protein is MSDNKEYMTHLEEGGSINISEDVVAAIAVSAAREVEGVAGMMSTSAGNVSELMKKGLAKGVKLDVTEDAITLELYLNVSYGHAIPEVAENVQKAVSSAVEAMTGFSVSTVNVHVTGISL
- the dxs gene encoding 1-deoxy-D-xylulose-5-phosphate synthase, whose product is MILEKIHSPADVKALSREETERLCVELRRFLVDQVSKTGGHLASNLGAVELTVALHRVFDTASDRLVFDVGHQCYVHKALTGRQELFSTLRTFGGLSGFPKPYESGHDAFIAGHASNSVSVALGMARARTLLKENYTVIALIGDGALTGGLAYEGLNNAGESGEPLIVILNDNGMSINPNVGAMSNHLSRLRTRPGYYHFKKWYRNALGNSEFGMKVYRFNHRIKTAVKKTLWPGSTLFEDMGFTYLGPVDGHNLDRLCHVLQWAKELNRPVVVHVNTIKGKGYPFAEQDPGKFHGIAPFDPETGLVKKKEINSFSHVFGNALTEYAQRDGRVCAITAAMEDGTGLHHFAKTLPERFFDVGIAEGHAVSMAAGMAKQGLIPVFAVYSSFLQRSYDMLIHDVALSNLHVVLAVDRAGLVGADGETHHGSLDALFLPEIPNMTVLCPSNYAELRKMLEQALFEIEGPVAVRYPRGGEGAYRDDSGSAPIVCLRPGTDITLVSYGTLINNVLEAAEELERQGISAQVLKLNCIAPMEKGCLMRSVRATRRLLVVEDSFGAGCVGQRIAAMMAEEGWAPEKLILKNLGKTIAPQGTVAELQRSYGLDARGIVESVLEECR
- a CDS encoding SpoIIIAH-like family protein, translated to MNRNFKRNMVVATVLLFVCAAVYLNWKYAGNVADPGEAVETKTLGESTLVSKTETDGEPTDEAAVYGEGSDYFATARLTRQQARDNALNLLKEASEEENADQETLNAASEGIQALASYTLQEAQIENLVTAKGYTDCVAFMGADSLSVVVAPPDAGELTAQDVAKITDIAMTETGYKADQIKILPAN
- the xseA gene encoding exodeoxyribonuclease VII large subunit yields the protein MQEQRIYEVSQVNQYIKGLLDQAPELNRLYVRGELSNYKMYPSGHHYFTLKDAEGALRCVMFRASAAKLRFRPENGMKVIACGRVAVFPRDGAYQLYCTELSPDGVGDLYVAFEQLKAKLLAEGLFDPSHKKPLPPYPEKIAIVTSSAGAAVHDMIRILRKRYPIAKVILLPVRVQGAEAPPEIAGAIRYANRWKVGDLIITGRGGGSMEDLWAFNDERVARAIYESELPVISAVGHEPDVTISDFVADLRAATPSNAAELAVPDMAELLRYLQSAGARLSQAESQRLQMLRQKLDGLRRKRVLLDQTAYIQDKRMLLAHLQQRLADVEAQSLSRRKAQFSSLSAALDAMSPLKVLGRGYAVARTEQGEILKSARDAAAGDRVHVTLGEGGLLCRVEKTEEQS
- a CDS encoding NAD(+)/NADH kinase; the protein is MKKVILCPNPYRDKGFAGTKAALELLKGTGLKTVVCLPFSDDGRFRDPELNMLPLQHELRDSDMVLAFGGDGTILHLAKAVALRGIPMLGVNLGSLGFISELEQNEMPRLRELAEWNFAVESRMMLDVAVLRNGKQIYTNLALNEASVTKGAVAHVIKLHVSSDGKDLVEVRGDGIVLATPTGSTGYSLSAGGPVVEPTARNLLVSPICPISMRFNSYVLSPEHTLTVWPVESGRKPVYLSVDGGKAFLLKSGDVVQVRQSKHELKLVRLSGKSFSEIFEKKLLAGGQKDEK
- a CDS encoding stage III sporulation protein AG, whose amino-acid sequence is MKAIKKDAVRSLWDRYKYVVLVILAGVALLAWPSGNREKEAPTAAPTAEEPTLEETEERMQSILSKISGVGNLTLMLTLDSTGEKALAQDTELSYSGATEAPEDYQRRSETVVLSESGGGEGAIITKNTCPVYRGALVVCEGGANPEVKLALTQAVAALTGLSSDRITVVKCQ
- a CDS encoding polyprenyl synthetase family protein, producing MGNHKFSPQYEDYRTETDRFLESLFLGEPLYSDLYASIRYSLLAGGKRIRPALTLEFADLCGMDWHKALPVACAVELVHTYSLIHDDLPCMDNDELRRGKLTNHKMFGETLAVLAGDALQPEAFRLILSAEDLSAENRADCALILARAAGADGMVAGQVLDTLHHLTSREDITLLHSLKTGAMISAAAEMGCAAAGAGAWMRQAARQYASQVGLAFQIRDDMLDVIGSEKAFGKPIGSDKKEGKLTFVDLLGMEGCGEAIRACTEQAKAAVEPIPNHAFLFRLADYLADRTQ
- the nusB gene encoding transcription antitermination factor NusB is translated as MTRNTAREIAIHLSYELNFTDKTVEELLQSRLTPESFSRLATEDALYQESPNAKQAAYIRALVGGVAEHAAELDGYIAKYAVGWNFARIPLVASAIMRVAMYEILYMPEIPNGAAINEAVEIAKKYETPETVKFMNGILGSFVRQEVSQ
- a CDS encoding stage III sporulation protein AE, which codes for MRRFVICFLLACVLCTSTAAAEVPDDLADAAPEQELLEGMDFSGVGAFNEGIGRMGQAVQDQLGAIVRSRVRNLVLLLMVVLLCGLTDGFFQGTASSRIRNFVPMAGALSITLLSAGSIDSLIGLGAGTIEELNQFSKALLPTLAAATAACGSVGTATVHQVATVFFVDLLLNLINGILIPMTYLYIGALTAGVMLPDYPLGGIAEMLKKVITWILSGALLIFTAYLGVGHIISGAADALTVRVAKTAISGMVPVVGGIISEASETVLAGAGMLKNTIGIFGMLVVMATCLVPFLQLGVQYLLYKLAAFASGAVGIAPLVKLLSGLGGAFGLVLGMTGSCALLLLISLLSSVAAVVP
- the xseB gene encoding exodeoxyribonuclease VII small subunit; translated protein: MKQKTFEEKISRLEEIVALLEKGDAQLADSLALFEEGTKLASSCALQLDEAEQKVVALMKGPDGAPVENTFASEDTDGQS